The DNA segment CTCCGGAGCCTTTGCATCCATCAACGCAGTGGGGAATTTCACCGCCCAGGAAAGCCCGGAGGAGATCCGGCCATACAGCTCTCCATTGATGAAATTCGCGGCCCGCCCGAAAAACAGCCCGAGCGGGGCCACCACGCACAGGCCGTCGCCCAGTCCCGTCCAGGAAACCTTGTGCTTCCGGGCATAGAACCACGTGAAAATCACCAGTCCGAGGATGCCGCCATGGCTGGCCATCCCGCCTTCCCAGACCTTGAAAACCAGCAGAGGATCCGCCGCCAGGCTCCCCCAGCCCAGCTTGGGGATGTGGTAGAACAGGATGTAGCCCAACCTGCCGCCGAGAAAGACACCGAAAAGTGCCGCGGCGGCGATGAAGTCGCCCGTTTTTTCCGGTTTCAACACCCACAGCCCCTTGCGCGCCAGATGGCGCAGCAACAGGAACCCCATCACAAACCCCATCAAATACGCCAACCCATACCAGCGGAGGGCCAGATTCCCGAAGAGCGGCAACGCCACCGGGTCCAGATCATGCACATAAACACCTGACACGCCCGCACCTCACACCATCCCCCGCCCGTCCGCAAGCGGAACTCCGGCCACCTTCCCGATTGACCTGCCGGGCTTCCCAACGGACGTTTCCCCCATGCCGACGAGCAAAAAGGACCTGCTGGATCTCCAGTTCATCGATGCGCGACACAAGCTCATCGAGGTGGCCGCATTTCTGGACCGCATCGACCGCCACACCGGGGAGGACGACTACCGCATCGCCGCTCTGAAAAAAACCCTGCCCATCCTGCTGGAGGATCGCCCGGACCGCGCCCGCGGCGTACTGGAGGCCCTGTCCGACCACAGCACGGAACTTTCCCATACCGCCCTGTTCCAGGGAGCCTTCGGCGCCCCCCTTCCCTGAGACCCCACCCATTTTCCGATGAAATACATCGAGCCCCACGGCCACATGGTCAGCCGGACGACGGATGACTACGAGAAACTCGCGCTCTCCGGATGTGAGGCGCTCTGCGAACCCGCATTCTGGGCCGGCTTCGACCGTTCCTCCGCGGACGGTTTCCACGACTATTTCCGCCAGCTCACCGAGTATGAACCGAAGCGCGCGGCCAAGTATGGCATCAAGCATTTCTGCTGGCTGTGCATCAACCCGAAGGAAGCGGACGATCCGGTGTTCGCCCGGGAGGTGATGTCCCTCATCCCGCAGTTCATCGACAAGCCGAACGTGCTCGGCATCGGCGAGATCGGCCTGAACAAGAACACCCGCAGTGAGCTGACCATCTTCGAGGAGCACGTCCAGATCGCGCTGGACCACGACCTGCCGGTCCTGATCCACACGCCGCACCTGGAGGACAAGCTGAAGGGCACGAAGCTGATCCTCGACTCGCTGGCGAACTTCACGAAGATCGACCGCTCGAAGGTCATCATCGACCATGTGGAGGAACACACCATTTCCCATGTGCTTGACGAGGGCTACTGGGCCGGGATGACCCTTTACCCGGAGAGCAAATGCAGCCCGAACCGCGCGATCGACATGCTGGAAATCTACGGCGACGAGCGCCTGTGGCTGAACTCCGCCTGTGACTGGGGCCATTCCGACCCCCTTTCCGTGCCGAAATGCGCGCTGGAGATGAAGCGGCGGAAACACAGCGCGGAGCAGATCGAAAAGATCCTCTACGGGAACCCCAAGGAGTTCCTGGGCCAGTGTCCGAATTTCGCTCTGTGACCCTGTGGCCGTGGGCGGCCGCCCCGATCATGGGTTGAGCGCGTCCCGGATGGCGGGAGAATCCAGCACGGCGAGCGCCTTTTTCTGGATCTCCGCGGCCTTCCCCTTGTCGCCGGTCTTATCCAGCACGGTGATGATGCGGACAACCTCTCCGCTGAAGATGCGTTCGTGTGCGCCGCGTGCCGCATCCGGCACCGTGCTGGTCTTCGCATGCTCCAACCCGCGTTCATAGCCCGATTTCGCTTCGTCGAAACGCTGGTCCGGATCCCCCATGTGCTTTTTCACCAACCCGAACTCCCCCGCCTCCACCAACGTCTCCCCGGCCATCTCAACCACGGACGCGGCGAAGGCAGGCCTGGCAGCGTCCAGTTTCCTGAACAGCTCCACGGTGGCTTCCCAGTCGCCCAGGGTGCTGTTGATCGATTCAACATCATGGAACAGCGGGCGGTTGTCCTCCCCGGCGACCAGGCGCGCCGTCTTCTCATCACGGATCTTTTTCAGCGCATCGAGGGCCTCGGGATACTTGCGGCCGAGGGCAACCCAATCGGAGAGGGCGAAGGAAAGCCTCACCCCGTAATAGGACGGTTCCTTCTCCAATGCATGGTTATGGAACCAAATATGCCGCTCCAGTGCCTCCTTGTATTTACCTTCGCGGGTGAACTCCCTCGCCTCATCCAGCGCCTTCCGCGCCTCATCCTGGGCATGGCATGACAACATGGTGTAAAAAACAGAGATGAGGAGAAAAAGATATCGCATGAACTGGGCTTTTACGTATGAGTTTGCGGCAGGTTGCCATACCTCCCGGAGGAAGGCAGCGGAGCGCACTCCACCCCGGATGCCTCCCGCGACGCCGTCCAGTTATCCCCGGACATGTGACGGAGTCGAGGCAAAGATGGGATCTGATAATCTAACAGAACCCGGAGATGTCTGCGGGATCAGGCACTGTCGCGCCCATCCATGTGGACGGAGATAAGTCGGAAAGAATACCGGATTCTGATTTCGACAAACACGGTATTACCGGCATAGAGTTGCCTGCATGCAAAGGTTCCGCGCCTTCCTCCTGCCCATATTGCTGCTGTTCGTTGTCGCACTGGTCGTCATCCTCATTCCCGACCGGGAACACCCCTCCACCAATACACCGGCACGCCCGGCACCACGGGAAGTGATCTCCACGGAGATCCTCTCCAATAAGGAGCTCGCGGAATGGACCAATCCACAGCGGGCGAAGAAGTCCCCTTCCGCAGCTGAGCTTCCACGCTTGCTGGAGCTCGCCAAGGAGCGTTCCGCCACGATGAAACGGCTGATCTCCGCCGAGCCCCGGCAGGCTCTGGAGGCAGCCATCACACCGGCTGCCCATGCCGCACTGCCTGAGGAACTGAAACCGTTCTACGAGCGCCCGTTCTCGCAGACCGCCACCCTGCGGGTGCTGCCCGTCTGCGCTCCGGGAGTGAACATGGAGCCGGAGAGGACGCTGGAGATGGACGGGCGGACATGGAACGCCTCCGTGTATGGGTGGAGGAAGGGCCAAATGTCCAAGCAGGGTTCCCCGCTGGCAGGCATCACCCTGGATGGTCTGGCCGCGATCTCGGATGGGTTCTTTCAGATCGTCCCACGGGATGAAGAGGCATTTGCTTCCGCCCTGCCAATGGGGAATTTCCATCCCGACCGGGATTTCTCCACCGGTGAAGCACTCGGAGGAAACCCAATCCTGACCGTCATGGACGGGAAACAGTACCGCTTCTCCAACGCCGCCTCCCTGGAAGAGACCAACCGGCAGCTCATCGCCCTCGAAATGCTCCCGGCTCCCAAGGCGGGCGCAAGTGTGGTGTTCGCCGCACCGGCCCCTGCGGCTGGTGGCGGCATCGACTGGGCGGCCGCCAAGGAGGAGGTCAGGATCCAGGCGAGCACCTGGACGGAAACCGCCAAGGACGTTTTCTGCATCCGCGTGGACTTCCCGAATCTGGTTGGCGCGCCTTCCTCCCAGTCGGAGCTGGCGAACCTGATGAACGGCTCCGTGGCAAGCAGCATCCTGGAGATGTCCTACGGCAAAACCACCATCAACGCCACCGTCAGTTCCGCGACGATCCGCCTGCCCCAACCAACCACTTTCTACCTGCCTGGAAAAAACAACGAACTGCATGCGGATGCATTGACCGCCTACAAGGCAGCCAACGGCGCCACCTCCCTGGACGGCTATGACATTGTGGTCGTCCACTTCGCCTCCATCGGCATGCAGGGCGGAGGCATCACCTATGGTGGTCTGGCTGATATCAATGCCAGCAGGCAGTGGCTCCAGGGCACGCTCCATTCCAGCGTGGCCATCCACGAGTTCGGCCACAACTATGGCATCGGCCATGCCAGCTTCTGGCAGACCAGCAATGGCAGCGTGACCGGCACCGGCACCTCCGTGGAATACGGTGACCACACCGACATCATGGGCGAAGGTCCGGTTCCGGAAGGCCATTTCCACATGCAGGCCAAACAATTCCTGAACTGGTTCCCCACCACCAATGACAACTGGCTGGACGCAACCGCCACCGGTTCAGGCACCCGCCGAATCTACCGTTTCGACTCCGCCAGCACCACCGGTGCGCTCCGTGGTGTCCGTGTGACGAAAGGAACCAGCCCTTCCGCGGAATACTACTGGGTCGGCTACCGTCCGGGTATCCCGACACTTCCGGCTTTCCAGAACGGGGCCTATGTCATCTGGCAAAAGCCTGCCGAAACCCGTTCCTGGCTCATCGACACCACCCCGAACTCGGCTGCGGGCAAGAACGACTCCGCGGTGGCGATCGGCCGGACCTACTCCGACACCACCGCAAACGTCCACATCACCCCCACCGCCAAGGGAGGCTCTGGTGCGGACCAGTGGATGGACGTGAACGTGCAGATCGGTCCGTTCCCGACAAACACGGCCCCTACCGCAACCCTCACGGCCCCCCCCACTGCGGTGACCCGGGTTTCCAGCAGCTTCTCGGTCGCCGCTCTGGATGCGAATTTGGACACCCTGGCCTATTCCTGGGACTTCGGTGACGGCGCCGTCAGCCAGAATTCCCCATCGGTCACTCACCAATGGATCACGAGCGGCACCTACAACGTGACCGTCACCGTCTCTGACATGAAAGGTGGCACCGTCACCCGAACCCAGTCCGTGACCGTAACCGACCCGCTGGATACGTGGACGACGCGTACTTCCGGCACTACGGCAAATCTCCGGGACGTCGCCGCAGGCGGAGGCTCCGTGATCACCATCGGCTATGAGGGTGCGCCAATCTACAAGGGGGTTTACTCCAAATCCAACGATGGGGTCACATGGACCCGTGGCGAGATCAAATACAACACCAACCCTGTGGCGATCATCCACGATGGCACCCGATTCATCGTGGCTGCCGAGGAGTGGGATCCCCCAGCTCAGGTATGGCGCGGAGCGATCTTCACCTCTACCGACGGCACCAGTTGGACCCGCCGTCACTTCGGCGGGCCTGAACTTACGGCGGTCGCAGCAGGTGGCGGTGCCTACGTGGCGGTCGGGAACAACGGCACGGCATTGTACTCGGCGGATTCCGTCACCTGGACTCCGGTGACCAGTGGAACGACCATGAACTTCAAGGACGTCGCCTGGGGCGGTGGCCGCTTTGTCGCCGGAGCCGGCAACATCTACTACCCCGGTCCTTACGTGCGTGCGGTGCTCTCCTCCACCAATGGCCAGACCTGGGTTAACAATGATACCGCCGGTCTCCCCTACCTCACGGAGATAACTGAAGTTGAGTACATCAACGGCCGCTTCATCGCCGGTGGATGGAATGTGGGCATCCGCAAATCAACCGACCTCGGGGTGACTTTCTCCGCCGTGGAAGGCAGTCTCAAGGATATCGCGGGCCTCGCCCATGGTAACGGAACCTATCTGGCCGTGGGTATTGATCTGGAAGTGGATCTTGATCCGGGAGAGGGTGTTGTTAGGCCTGATGTGAACATGGTGTCGGCCGATGGGGAGAGCTGGATATCACTCAGCACGGAGGCACAGAACGATCGGAATGACCTCATCTTCTTCAACAACACGTTCATCACCGTGGGCAATGGCGGCACTATCCGCCAGTCCGGCATCGTCGCCCCCGCCCTCACCGGCTTCGCGGCATGGACACAGACCCACTTCCCCGACGCTCCTCCGCTGTCCGGACCAAACGACGACTTCGATGGTGACGGAGTGAAGAACCTGGCGGAATACGCCATGGGCACCCTCCCCAAGGACGCCACCAGCCGGGCAAACATCACCGCCGTCAAACAGGGAGCCACGATGATCCTCACCATCCCACGTGACCCCACCGTCACCGGAGTGACGATCACAGGCACCACTTCGACCACACTGGGTTCCTCCACCTGGACGAGCACCGGAGTGACCGTCCTGGAAGATTCCGCATCTCAGTTCAGGGCCTCCATCCCGGTTGGAGCCGGAAAGGCATTCCTGCGGGCGGAATTCTCAGCCCCGTGATGACTTGCGGGATTTTCCCGCGATCAGGATTCCACCGAAGTCCTCCGAGCCGCGATGCGGCCGGGGGACTTTTCCGTCAGGCCCCGCGCGCCATCAGTTCCTCGATCTCATCCGCTTCGATGGGGATCGAGGCCATCAGATCGATGTTGGAGTGCTTTCCAATGAGGACGTTGTTCTCCAATCTCACGCCCAGTCCTTCTTCGCGGATATAGATGCCCGGCTCGATGGTGAAGACCATTCCTTCCGCGACAGCCTCACCCGGAGGGGCCACGTCATGAACGTCCAGCCCCAGGTGGTGGGAGGTGCCGTGCATGAAGTAGCGTTTCACCAATGGCTTGTCCGGTCCCTGTTCCTTGGCCTCCGCCACATCGATGAGGCCCAGGTGGATGAGCTCCGCCTCCATGATGGACAGGATCTGCTTCTGATAGTCCGCCGGATGCACTCCGGGACGCAACAGTTGGTTGGCAGCGCGCAGGACGCGGAGGACGGCGTCATAGACGGCGCGCTGCCGCGGAGCGAAGCGTCCGTTGACAGGCACGGTGCGCGTCATGTCGGAGTTCCAACCCGCGTATTCCGCGGCCACATCCATCAGGATGAGGTCCCCCTCCCGGCAGATCCGGTCATTCTTGATGTAGTGGAGGACACATGCGCTTTTCCCCGAAGCGATGATAGGGGTGTAGGCGAATCCTTTCGAACCCCGGCGGAGGAATTCGTGCATGAATTCGGCCTCGATCTCCCATTCGCCCACTCCCGGACGGATGAAGTCCAGCGAGCGGCGGAATCCCGCCTCCGTGATGGCGCACGCCTTTGAAATGATGGAAATTTCCTGCGGCTGCTTCACCATCCGCACGCGGTGCATCAGGGGTGCCAGCCGCTCATAGCGGTGCAGCGGGTAACGGAGCTGGCATTCCTTGATGAAGCGGGCATTCCGCGTCTCCACCTCCACCACCGCGCGCAGATGCTCGTTGGTCGCCAGATAGATGTGGTCCGCCTGCGGCACCAGGCGGTGGAGTATTCCCTGGAAATTTCCCGTCCACTCGATGCGGGAGATTCCCGTCCGCTTCGCAGCCTCCTCCTTGGTGAGCTTCTCCCCTTCCCAAATGGCGATTTCCTCGCTGGTTTCCCTGACGAAAAGGATCTCCCGGTCCCGGCTCTCCTGGGCGTCCGGCATCAGGATCAGGATGGTTTCCTCCTGGTCCAGGCCGGTGAGATGGAAAAGGTCGTTCTGCTGGCGGAACGCCATCGTCCCATCCGCGTTCGTGGGATAGATGTCGTTCGAATGGATGATGACGATGCTGCCAGGCTTCAGCAGTCCGCGCAGACGGTTGCGGTTGGCGACGAACAACTCCGGATCGATGGGTTCCACTCTCACAAGCGGATCATCGGATGGACCTTCCTCCGTCCGCAACAAACAAAACCGGTGGGTCCGAAACGGACGGACCTCACCGGCTTCCTGCTTCAGTGCCAGAGGAACCGTTCGTTCCACTTCTCATCAAGATCCTCCGCCAACACACGTGCGGAACCGAATTCGTGACGGATTTCAAGGCCTTCCGAAGTCACCTTCTTGATGACCACCTGTGAATACTCCCTGCCGCTTTTCAGGCGAAGCACATCGATTTTCTCATCCTCCGCCGCACCACGCACGGAACCCACGTACTGCTCCCGGTAACCGGAGAACGCACGTTCCTGCTCCTCCACGGAGGCTTTCAGGGCTCCGTGCTGGTCGCGCAGGCCGGCCAGCTTGGCCGCCAGTTCATCCCCCCCCGCTTTGGCGGCCTTGTATTTTTCGTCGGTAGCGGTGCGGCCGGAGTTTTCCCTCCATTTTTCGTTGGTCCGGTCCAGTTCGTCCCTCAGGACTTCGATGATCTGGCTGTCATCCGCAAACGTCTTCTCGGCATCCGTCTTGCGGTTGGATGCTTCCGAGCGCTTTTCCATGACCAGCGCCAATCCGGTGGCCACCACGGTGAGGGCCACCAAACCGCCTACGAAAGTGAGGATTCCTCCACGGTCTTCGAACATAATATTGGTGGGTCAGCGTTGTTGCCTCTTGAGTTGGTGAAGTTCCATGGTGGCCTTGGCGATCTCCCGCTCCTTGGTGGAGATGCGCATGCGCATCTCCTTCACCTTGGCCATGCCGTTGACTCCCCGGGCGCGTTCCGCGCTCTCCTGCTCCTGGACCTTGACCGCAGCGGCCTGCAACTGACCCCACTGGGTCTTCAGCCTTGCAAGCTGGATTTCCTTGGCGGTGACGAGACGGCGGATCTGCTCACTCCCTTCCGCGGTCGCGGGATCCTTCAGGACTTCCGCAGGAGCCTCCGGCTCATCCGCCGCCACGGCATCCGCACCGGTGTTTCCGGCCAAAGACCTTTCATACATCTCGCGCTCCGCCTGCTCCCGGGCCAGGGCTTCCGCCTTTTCCTTCGGGTCGAACTGGAAACGTTGCTGCCATTCTTCGGTCAGCTCTTCATAGGTGATGCGCTTGCTGCCATCCCTGTGGCGGATGCTGATCCCCACCTCGGTGACCTCGCGGATCTCCACATCCACATACTCGGAGCCGGAAACCGTCTTCAGTGTGGGGAACTTCTCGCCCACCGCATCCTCGCGCACCTGCGTGCGGAAGCCGGTGCGGTAGTCCAGGAACTCCTTTTCCAGAGTCACGGTGTCGGCGATGATCTTTGACATCTGCGCCTCCAAAACGCCGATCTTCTCCTTGGTGGCGGCGGCTTCCGCGCTCAGGACGTCCGCTTTCTTTCCTGCTTGAGCGCCCTTCTTCGAGTTCTCCAGCGTCGTGTTGTCGTGGGCGATCTGCACCTGCAGCGACTCGATTTCGTCCGCTTGCTCGCGGACCACATACTCGATCGAACTCCCTCCTCCCTGCATTTCCTTGTCAAAGACGAAGACATAGATCCCACCGAATCCACCGATGACGAGCAACGCCATCAGCAATCCCACCACACCCGGCCCGCGGCCGCTCGACATCAAATCTCCGAATGACATGTGAATCTTTGGTTGAAAGTTGGAACAAAGGCGATCACCGGATCACATACTTGCGTTTGTACTCCTCGAAATCTTTCTGCACGGACTCCTTTTTCGCTTCGAGATCCTTGATCTCGCTCTCCAGCTTGATGATTTCCGCCTGCTGCTTCTTGGTCTCCTCTTCGATGGTGGCGAGGTCAGCCGCCCGGTCAGGAGGGAGGTCCTTGAGGCGCTCCTCGAGAACGGCCAGTTCCCCTCTCAGCTTGGTGATCTCCAAGGCTTGTTGATCCCGCTTCCGGACCATCTCCGGAGAATCACAGGAACAGAGCAGGGCGGCGGAGGCGGCCACGGCGGCATAAAGTGTGGTGGATTTCATGATGTTGGATGGAAAATCTGGGATGAACTGCCGGAGTCAGGGTTTGATGGGAGGAGGAGCATCCCCGCGCGCCACCCCATAGCTACCAGCACCGTAGCTGGCAGGCGTGGAGTTGTAGTAGTAGGTGTAGCGGGGGGTGCCGCGCACCCGGAACCGTGGGTTCTGGTTCACCTTCTGGGGCGGATCGGAAAGGGATTTGATCCTCAGCGGGGAATCATTGGAAGTCACCACAGGGGGAGGCAGCACAGCCCTGAAGCGCTTGGCGCGTGGAAGAGGCTTCCTCAGACCTGAGGAATACTTCGACATCGCCGCTTCCTCCCGGGCAACGATCTCCCTGATCTTCGCATCCTCTTCCGCGTTCCGGACCCATTGCTCGTAGTCGTGGGCCCGCTGGTGTTCCTCTTTCAGGGCGGAGATGGCGGATTCCTCCTCCAGTCCGAAGAAGCAGCGTTGTTCCTCGGTCAAATCCTCATACCGCATGCGGGCGGAGCCATCCCGGTGGCGCATCATCACGCCTGTGTCATCCACAGTGATGACGGTGGCATCTTTCAGCACCCTGCCGGCGGCGGAAACAAACTCCGGCCACTCCCGGCCCACCGCCCGCGAACGGAGTTCACCCAACTGCTTCTCGCGGAAAGCGATGAACTTCTCCTCCATTTCCGCCACCTGTCCGGACAGAGCTTCGAAATCGGCCATCCGCTTGTCGAAATGGGCGGTCAATGCCTCCAGGTTCGCGGTGGCCTCCCCGAACTTTCCGTTCGTACCTTCCCGCTCCCGGCGCTCCAATCTCATACCAGCAACCTCGATCTGGTTCTGGAGGTCCATCCGGTGCCGCTCGTTGTCGATCCACGCTTCGTCCGAGGGCATGTCCCGGTCGAAATAATAGAATGCCCCCACCACCAGGGCACCCAAAGAAAGGTATGCTAAGACTTTGACCATGATGATTTGGTGAACGGCGGGAGTGTACTTTATTTAGACGCAATCAGGGAACTCATTCTTATAAGAAATCCTCTTTTTCATGAAATCTTCATAATTGGCGGCGTTGCGTGCGCTCTCCTAACAAAAAATTACACGCATCCCCTTCTTGGCAGGAAAGCATCGGCCATCCAGTGTCTCCAACATGAAGTTCGCCATCTGCAACGAGACTTTCCGCCATCATGATTTCGAAGGCACCTGCGCGGAAGCGCGCCGCCATGGATATACGGGTCTGGAGGTAGCTCCATTCACCTTGGGTGACGTCTCCGCCATCACCCCGGAGAAAGCAGCGGCACTGGGAAAGATCGTCCGTGACCATGACCTGGAGATGGTGGGGCTGCACTGGCTGCTGGCCAAGACGGAGGGCTACCACCTGACGGACCCATCTGCGGAGATCCACCGCCGCACGTTCGACTACGCCCGCCACCTCACGGATATCTGCCAGGGCATGGGCGGCAACATCATGGTCTGGGGCAGCCCGCTCCAGCGGTCGCTGGATCCATCATGGGACCGCGGCGAGGCGGAAGAGCGGTTCGTCGGTTTCTTCCAGCGTCTCTCCCCCCATCTGGCCGCGGCGGGGGTCACCATCGCCTTCGAGTTCCTGGGACCTGCCGAGACGAACTTCATCAACACCGCCGCGGAGACCATCTCGCTGTTGGAGAAGATCAATTCGCCGAATGTGCGCCTCCACCTGGACGTGAAGGCCATGTCCTCCGACACCCGTGCCATCCCGGAAATCGTCAGGGCATCCCTGCCATGGACCGCCCACTTCCACGCGAACGACCCCAACCTTCGCGGCCCGGGCATGGGAGAGGTGGATTTCAACGCCATCGCGGCCGTGCTCAAGGAAGAGAACTACGGCGGCTGGGTGTCCGTCGAAGTGTTCGACACCACGGTGGAGCCGGACCTTCTCGCCGGGGAGAGCATCCGGAACCTGCGTTCGGCCTTCGCCTGAACGCCGGGGTATCCCCGCCAGTCCCATCCACGAAAAAAGCCGGCGCGGTTTCCCGCGCCGGCCGTTGATGTTTCAGCGGATCAGACGCCCGCGCTGTCCGGCTCGATCTCCGGTTCCTCCGGGCGGCTCGATTGGAACACGAGTTCCTCGCTGCCTTCCTTGCGGATGACGTTGACCATATCGCCGGGCTTCACGTCTCCGCGCAGCAGGGATTCCGCGAGCGGATCCTCGAGATAGCGCTCGACCGCGCGGCGCATCGGGCGCGCGCCGTAGGCAGGGTCGAAGCCCTTCTCCGCCAGCAGGTCGCGGGCTTCCTGGGCCAGAGTGAGCGAGATGTTCTTCTCGCGCAGGCGCTTGGTGAGCTTGGAAACCTCCAGGTCCACGATCTGGTTGAGATCCTTCTTCTCCAGCATGTGGAAGACCACCAGGTCATCCAGACGGTTGAGGAACTCCGGTTTGAAGTACCGCTTGGACTCTTCCAGGATCTTCTCCTTCATGCCTTCGAAGTCGGCGTTGTCCTCGTTCATCGCACCGAAACCGAGGGAGGTCTGGCGCTTGATGGTGGAGGCTCCGACGTTGGAGGTCAGGATGATGATCGTGTTGCGGAAGTCGATCTTGCGGCCCAGCGAATCCGTGACGGTGCCTTCCTCCAGGATCTGGAGCAGCAGGTTCATCACGTCCGGGTGGGCTTTCTCGACCTCGTCGAAGAGGACGACCGAATACGGACGGCGGCGCACCGCCTCGGAAAGCTGGCCGCCTTCCTCATACCCGACGTAGCCCGGAGGCGAACCGATCAGACGGCTGGCGGTGAACTTCTCCATGTACTCCGACATGTCGATCTGGATGAGCGCCTCCGCGTCACCGAACATGAACTCGGCGAGGTTGCGGGCGAGGTAGGTCTTGCCGACACCGGTCGGTCCGAGGAAGAGGAACGAACCGATCGGGCGGCGCGGATCCTTGAGGTCGGCACGGGAGCGGCGCAGCGCCTTGGAGATGGCGACAACGGCTTCGTCCTGGCCGATCACGCGGCCCTTCAGCTCGTCCTCCATCTTGAGGAGCTTCTCGGTTTCCTTCTGCTCCATGCGGCGCAGCGGGACACCGGTCCACTTCGAGACCACCGCCATGATGTCGTCGTCCGTCACGGTGACGATGGTTTCCTCCGAGGAGGCGCGCCAGTTCCGGAGGGTTTCCTCCAGTTCCTTCTTCGCGTTCTTCTCGTCGTCACGCAGCGCGGCGGCTTTCTCGAAATCCTGCTCGGCGATGGCGGCCACCTTGTCCCGGTTGATCTGGTCGATCTTTCCTTCCAGTTCCTTGATGGACGGCGGGCGGGTCATGGTGCCGATGCGGGCGCGTGCGCCGGCCTCGTCGAGGACGTCGATGGCTTTGTCCGGCAGGTAGCGGCCGGTCAGGTAGCGGGAGGTGAGCTTCACGGACGCTTCGATGGCTTCCGGAGTGAACTTCGCCTTGTGGTGGCTTTCGTATTTCTCCTGCAGCCCTTCGAGGATCTTGATGGCGTCGTCCACGGACGGCTCGTCCACCTTCACCTGCTGGAAGCGGCGCTCGAGCGCGGCGTCCTTCTCGATGTACTTGCGGTACTCATTGAGGGTCGTCGCACCCACGCACTGCAGCTCGGAACGGCTGAGGGCGGGCTTGATGATGTTGGAGGCATCCATCGCGCCTTCGGCGGAACCGGCACCCACGATGGTGTGCAGCTCGTCGATGAAAAGGATGACGTTCTTCACCTTGCGGATCTCATCCATGACGGCCTTGATGCGCTCCTCAAACTGGCCGCGGTACTTCGTCCCCGCCACCATGAGGGCGAGGTCGAGCGTCACCACGCGCTTGTCGCGGAGGATCTCAGGCACGTTGCCGGAAGCGATCTCCTGGGCGAGGCCCTCTACGATCGCCGTCTTGCCGACACCGGCTTCACCGATGAGGACCGGGTTGTTCTTCGTGCGGCGGCACAGGATCTGGATCACACGCTCGATCTCCGCCTCCCGGCCGATCACCGGATCCAGTCCGCTCTCGCGGGCGATCTTGGTGAGGTCGCGGCCGAATGCCTTCAGCGCGGGGGTCTTGGTCTTGCCTTCACCCTCGCCCGGGCCGGATTCCGGCGCGGAGGAGCTTTCGTCCTCGAAGGTGCCGTCGGCATCGTCCTCCTCGTCATCCTCATCGTCGTCGTGGTCTTCCGGTGAGAAGTTGGGGTCGATCTCCGCGAGGATCTCGTTGCGGGTGCGCTGGATGTCGACATCCAGGCGCTTCAGCACGCGGGCGGCGACGCCTTCACCTTCGCGGAGCAGGCCGAGCAGGAGGTGCTCCGTGCCGACGTAGGAATGGTTGAGGGCCTTCGCTTCCTTGTTCGCAAGGGCGAGGACTTTCTTCACGCGGGGGGTGTAGGGGATGTTGCCGGTCGCCTTCTGCGGCGGCCCGGAACCGACTTCCTTCTCCACC comes from the Luteolibacter sp. SL250 genome and includes:
- a CDS encoding sugar phosphate isomerase/epimerase family protein, whose product is MKFAICNETFRHHDFEGTCAEARRHGYTGLEVAPFTLGDVSAITPEKAAALGKIVRDHDLEMVGLHWLLAKTEGYHLTDPSAEIHRRTFDYARHLTDICQGMGGNIMVWGSPLQRSLDPSWDRGEAEERFVGFFQRLSPHLAAAGVTIAFEFLGPAETNFINTAAETISLLEKINSPNVRLHLDVKAMSSDTRAIPEIVRASLPWTAHFHANDPNLRGPGMGEVDFNAIAAVLKEENYGGWVSVEVFDTTVEPDLLAGESIRNLRSAFA
- a CDS encoding ATP-dependent Clp protease ATP-binding subunit gives rise to the protein MNNFTPRAQQVLALARKEADRFNHSYVGTEHLLLGLIKLGQGVAVNVLERMGLELEAVRMEVEKEVGSGPPQKATGNIPYTPRVKKVLALANKEAKALNHSYVGTEHLLLGLLREGEGVAARVLKRLDVDIQRTRNEILAEIDPNFSPEDHDDDEDDEEDDADGTFEDESSSAPESGPGEGEGKTKTPALKAFGRDLTKIARESGLDPVIGREAEIERVIQILCRRTKNNPVLIGEAGVGKTAIVEGLAQEIASGNVPEILRDKRVVTLDLALMVAGTKYRGQFEERIKAVMDEIRKVKNVILFIDELHTIVGAGSAEGAMDASNIIKPALSRSELQCVGATTLNEYRKYIEKDAALERRFQQVKVDEPSVDDAIKILEGLQEKYESHHKAKFTPEAIEASVKLTSRYLTGRYLPDKAIDVLDEAGARARIGTMTRPPSIKELEGKIDQINRDKVAAIAEQDFEKAAALRDDEKNAKKELEETLRNWRASSEETIVTVTDDDIMAVVSKWTGVPLRRMEQKETEKLLKMEDELKGRVIGQDEAVVAISKALRRSRADLKDPRRPIGSFLFLGPTGVGKTYLARNLAEFMFGDAEALIQIDMSEYMEKFTASRLIGSPPGYVGYEEGGQLSEAVRRRPYSVVLFDEVEKAHPDVMNLLLQILEEGTVTDSLGRKIDFRNTIIILTSNVGASTIKRQTSLGFGAMNEDNADFEGMKEKILEESKRYFKPEFLNRLDDLVVFHMLEKKDLNQIVDLEVSKLTKRLREKNISLTLAQEARDLLAEKGFDPAYGARPMRRAVERYLEDPLAESLLRGDVKPGDMVNVIRKEGSEELVFQSSRPEEPEIEPDSAGV
- a CDS encoding aminopeptidase P N-terminal domain-containing protein, translated to MRVEPIDPELFVANRNRLRGLLKPGSIVIIHSNDIYPTNADGTMAFRQQNDLFHLTGLDQEETILILMPDAQESRDREILFVRETSEEIAIWEGEKLTKEEAAKRTGISRIEWTGNFQGILHRLVPQADHIYLATNEHLRAVVEVETRNARFIKECQLRYPLHRYERLAPLMHRVRMVKQPQEISIISKACAITEAGFRRSLDFIRPGVGEWEIEAEFMHEFLRRGSKGFAYTPIIASGKSACVLHYIKNDRICREGDLILMDVAAEYAGWNSDMTRTVPVNGRFAPRQRAVYDAVLRVLRAANQLLRPGVHPADYQKQILSIMEAELIHLGLIDVAEAKEQGPDKPLVKRYFMHGTSHHLGLDVHDVAPPGEAVAEGMVFTIEPGIYIREEGLGVRLENNVLIGKHSNIDLMASIPIEADEIEELMARGA